From the Candidatus Bathyarchaeota archaeon A05DMB-5 genome, one window contains:
- a CDS encoding glycosyltransferase family 4 protein — MRIGFFVWEYPPALVGGLGTYAEYITREFVAMGNDVTVFTLNPGNLKTREIIKGVEVHRPLIADASNVFPMFVIDDLKKWGTNIRMFNDIFIYNILSASKFINSMLKKEGCNYDVVCVHDWLSSIAGIIIKNETKVPVTFHVHSTEWGRAGGTGSEVVSYLEWATAQKADKIITVSHAMQEDLVRHGWPNSKISVVWNGVDPERYNPRNCKPEEVEAIRSRYDIKRDEKMLLFLGRLTWVKGVGNLVQAMPMVLEEYPKTKLVILGKGEQQNDIIETAKRLGISDKVACKFEFVPEKERILHYAASDVCIFPSTYEPFGIVSLEAMAMAKPLIVGAQGVVGFREQVVSSGPDQNGVHVNGGNAADIAWGIKQVLCDTERAKRWGENGRKRVLQYFTWRKAAEQTLYLYQTLQHPQEHGEYHLIDLMEKMTRT, encoded by the coding sequence ATGAGAATTGGGTTTTTTGTTTGGGAATATCCGCCAGCGCTTGTTGGCGGCTTAGGCACTTACGCTGAATACATCACGCGAGAATTTGTTGCTATGGGCAATGACGTGACAGTCTTCACTCTTAACCCTGGAAACTTAAAAACAAGAGAAATCATAAAAGGCGTGGAAGTTCACAGACCCTTAATCGCGGATGCAAGTAACGTTTTTCCCATGTTCGTCATTGACGACTTGAAAAAATGGGGAACAAACATCCGCATGTTCAACGACATATTTATCTATAACATCCTGAGCGCGTCAAAATTCATAAACAGCATGTTGAAAAAGGAAGGCTGCAACTACGATGTTGTCTGCGTACACGACTGGTTAAGCAGTATAGCTGGGATTATAATAAAAAATGAAACCAAAGTTCCAGTGACATTTCACGTTCACAGTACAGAGTGGGGAAGAGCAGGTGGAACTGGCTCAGAAGTTGTTTCCTATCTTGAGTGGGCGACCGCGCAGAAAGCAGACAAAATAATCACCGTAAGCCACGCTATGCAAGAAGACTTGGTGAGACATGGATGGCCAAACTCCAAAATAAGCGTGGTTTGGAACGGCGTGGATCCCGAACGTTATAATCCACGCAATTGCAAGCCTGAAGAGGTGGAGGCAATCCGCAGTAGATATGACATAAAACGTGACGAAAAAATGCTTCTCTTTCTAGGAAGACTCACGTGGGTTAAAGGTGTTGGAAACTTGGTTCAAGCAATGCCCATGGTTTTGGAGGAATATCCTAAAACTAAGCTTGTAATTTTGGGCAAAGGTGAACAGCAAAATGACATAATTGAAACTGCAAAGCGATTGGGAATAAGCGATAAGGTTGCTTGTAAATTTGAGTTTGTGCCAGAAAAAGAGCGCATACTACATTATGCTGCGTCTGACGTGTGCATTTTCCCATCCACCTACGAGCCTTTCGGCATAGTTAGCTTAGAAGCCATGGCGATGGCAAAACCGCTAATCGTAGGTGCACAAGGCGTAGTTGGCTTCAGAGAGCAAGTTGTCTCTTCTGGACCAGACCAAAACGGCGTTCACGTTAACGGCGGAAACGCCGCAGACATTGCATGGGGTATTAAGCAAGTGTTATGTGATACTGAAAGGGCAAAACGGTGGGGAGAAAACGGTAGAAAACGCGTGCTGCAATATTTTACGTGGAGAAAAGCTGCTGAACAAACGCTTTACTTGTACCAGACGCTTCAGCATCCACAAGAGCATGGGGAATATCACCTAATAGATTTGATGGAGAAAATGACTCGTACATAA
- the gap gene encoding type I glyceraldehyde-3-phosphate dehydrogenase, with protein MAIKVAINGFGRIGRLLYRAAIERNAKIDFVAINDIADAKTLAHLLKYDSVHGRFNADVKTKDNSIIVNGKELKVLSQKDPAMLPWKDLGVYLAVESTGLFTDREGASKHLQAGAKKVLISAPATNPDITIVLGVNHNKYDHASHHILSNASCTTNCVAPVTKVLQENFGVKAGLMTTAHAYTNDQRIQDLVHKDLRRARAGAINIIPTTTGAARAAGLVLPELKGRIDGIALRVPVPNVSIVDLTAVLEKNATKEEINAAFKKAAEGPLKGILEYTEDPIVSTDVNHSTYSAVFDAQSTMVVGGNLAKVLAWYDNEWGFSCRMVELIELVGKKAGF; from the coding sequence ATGGCAATAAAAGTCGCAATAAACGGATTCGGAAGAATAGGAAGATTACTTTACAGAGCAGCAATAGAAAGAAACGCCAAAATAGACTTTGTAGCCATAAACGACATAGCTGACGCAAAAACACTTGCCCATCTCCTAAAATACGATTCTGTGCATGGAAGATTCAACGCTGATGTCAAAACAAAAGACAACAGCATAATAGTCAACGGAAAAGAGCTAAAAGTATTGTCACAGAAAGACCCAGCAATGTTGCCTTGGAAAGACTTAGGTGTCTACTTAGCTGTTGAATCTACTGGCTTGTTCACAGACAGAGAAGGCGCTTCAAAACACCTTCAAGCCGGAGCAAAAAAAGTACTCATATCAGCGCCAGCCACAAACCCAGACATAACAATAGTCTTAGGCGTGAACCACAACAAATACGACCACGCCAGCCACCACATACTCTCTAACGCTTCATGCACAACCAACTGTGTAGCCCCCGTAACAAAAGTCTTACAGGAAAACTTCGGAGTAAAAGCAGGACTAATGACCACCGCACACGCCTACACAAACGACCAAAGAATCCAAGACCTTGTACACAAAGACTTGCGCAGAGCAAGAGCAGGAGCAATAAACATTATACCAACAACAACAGGCGCCGCCAGAGCAGCGGGCTTGGTTCTGCCAGAACTTAAAGGAAGAATAGACGGTATAGCCCTGAGGGTCCCTGTTCCAAACGTTTCAATAGTAGACCTGACAGCAGTTTTAGAAAAGAACGCTACAAAAGAGGAGATTAACGCTGCGTTTAAGAAAGCAGCAGAAGGACCATTAAAAGGCATACTGGAATACACAGAAGACCCGATAGTCTCAACAGACGTAAACCACAGTACATATTCAGCAGTCTTCGACGCTCAATCTACGATGGTTGTCGGAGGAAACCTCGCTAAAGTGCTCGCATGGTACGACAACGAGTGGGGTTTCTCTTGCCGCATGGTCGAGTTAATCGAACTAGTAGGCAAGAAAGCAGGTTTCTAG
- a CDS encoding phosphoglycerate kinase, with the protein MVKYLTIDDVKVKDKVVLVRVDFNSPVDPRTQKVLEDVRIRAHGETTIKELAEKGAKVVVLAHQGRKGDPDFIPLKQHAKILGKNLGKPVKYVDDVFGEKAKNAIKNLKSGEILVLDNVRNFATETKEGTPEAHAKTELVQNLAPLAQLFVNDAFAAAHRAHVSIIGFTAVLPSAAGRIMERELKSLSKVLESPEKPCVFILGGAKADDSLEISKYVLTNKIADYVLTGGVVGHVFLVAKGTNLGKANMEFLEKKELMGLVPGIKELIQKYPDKIKTPSDLAVEVNGKRKEISINELPTEHSIFDIGPKTVDEYAKIIRKAKSIVISGPMGVYENKEFVYGTKKIFEEIANSKAFSLAGGGHTISALQELKLSNKISYVSTAGGALIEFLMGKKLPGVVALEKAASRKA; encoded by the coding sequence ATGGTGAAATATCTAACTATAGATGACGTAAAAGTGAAGGATAAAGTCGTTCTCGTCAGAGTGGACTTTAACTCGCCAGTAGACCCGAGAACTCAAAAAGTCTTAGAAGATGTGAGAATTAGAGCGCATGGCGAAACAACAATAAAAGAGCTTGCAGAGAAAGGCGCAAAAGTCGTGGTTTTAGCGCATCAAGGACGAAAAGGCGACCCAGACTTTATACCACTAAAACAGCACGCGAAAATTCTCGGCAAAAATTTAGGAAAACCAGTAAAGTATGTAGACGACGTTTTCGGCGAAAAAGCAAAAAACGCAATAAAAAATCTCAAAAGCGGCGAAATTCTCGTCTTAGACAACGTCAGAAACTTTGCTACTGAAACAAAAGAAGGCACGCCAGAAGCTCACGCCAAAACAGAACTTGTCCAAAACCTTGCTCCTTTGGCACAATTGTTTGTGAATGACGCATTCGCAGCAGCCCATAGAGCACACGTCTCAATAATAGGCTTCACGGCTGTTTTGCCAAGCGCGGCAGGACGCATAATGGAAAGAGAATTGAAATCTTTAAGTAAAGTCTTGGAGAGCCCAGAAAAACCATGCGTGTTCATTCTTGGAGGCGCAAAGGCAGATGACTCCTTAGAAATCTCAAAGTATGTTTTGACCAATAAAATCGCTGATTACGTGCTTACCGGCGGAGTCGTCGGTCACGTGTTTCTTGTTGCAAAAGGCACCAACCTCGGCAAGGCAAACATGGAATTCTTAGAAAAGAAAGAACTCATGGGCTTAGTGCCAGGCATAAAAGAGCTCATTCAAAAGTATCCAGACAAAATCAAAACTCCCAGTGATTTGGCTGTAGAAGTAAATGGCAAACGAAAAGAAATTTCCATAAACGAATTACCCACGGAACATTCAATATTTGACATTGGACCAAAAACTGTCGATGAATACGCTAAGATTATACGAAAAGCAAAATCAATAGTCATCAGCGGACCAATGGGAGTCTACGAAAACAAAGAATTCGTTTACGGAACAAAGAAAATCTTCGAAGAAATCGCAAATTCAAAAGCGTTTTCTCTCGCAGGAGGCGGACACACAATATCTGCCCTACAAGAACTTAAACTGTCAAACAAAATCTCCTATGTCAGCACTGCTGGCGGAGCCTTAATAGAATTCTTAATGGGCAAAAAACTGCCAGGCGTCGTCGCGTTAGAGAAGGCAGCGTCTAGAAAAGCCTAA